The following are from one region of the Magallana gigas chromosome 4, xbMagGiga1.1, whole genome shotgun sequence genome:
- the LOC136274698 gene encoding uncharacterized protein: MKAFILHCSMVNTKTTPRRAKEICPVCFVELDGKDAWSEHVLSCASSMMVCKACHVSFKKKEYLQKHMRTKHPDAPSSTHKDTSHDQEDDSDWDVDPEVQLGEVRTEPAEKEMEALPSTSQDDFISGRVVRKRTAPSPVFSSRRTNLGIVEETVSKKSVEFGIQTDNLDPVLSKIMVDESTQTEGYHRRVKEITITKYHENGQKIKRIKESEELFDL, from the coding sequence ATGAAAgcttttattttacattgtagTATGGTTAACACAAAGACGACCCCTCGGAGGGCAAAGGAAATATGTCCTGTGTGTTTTGTTGAACTGGATGGTAAGGACGCATGGTCCGAACATGTGCTGAGCTGTGCAAGCAGTATGATGGTGTGCAAAGCCTGTCATGTATCCTTTAAGAAGAAGGAGTATCTGCAGAAACACATGCGGACAAAGCATCCCGATGCCCCTTCCTCAACGCATAAGGACACAAGTCATGATCAGGAAGACGACAGTGACTGGGACGTGGATCCCGAAGTTCAACTCGGCGAGGTTCGGACTGAACCCGCAGAAAAAGAGATGGAAGCTTTACCGTCAACCTCTCAGGATGACTTCATCTCAGGAAGAGTGGTTCGAAAAAGAACAGCGCCAAGTCCAGTGTTTTCGTCCAGACGAACCAACCTTGGCATTGTTGAAGAAACCGTGTCGAAGAAAAGTGTGGAGTTTGGGATTCAAACTGACAACCTGGATCCTGTCCTATCCAAGATCATGGTAGATGAATCTACTCAAACAGAGGGCTATCATCGCAGAGTGAAGGAGATCACCATCACCAAATACCATGAAAATGGGCAGAAAATTAAGAGAATCAAAGAAAGTGAAGAACTGTTTGATTTGTAG